A portion of the Adhaeribacter radiodurans genome contains these proteins:
- the sov gene encoding T9SS outer membrane translocon Sov/SprA: MNKSKHQVIIASVAVVTLFGWLSEAGTLTGNYPLNLNAFRNFVTDTTLIDTTTSEGYRKSRRPDFRPKDRVGDPFSNRTSRSPLLLKNPDNVNLNVDLDDSLRYFEIKEKVGDLNFRNPTIMTYEEYTKYQQQQAIRNYWRSKAEGGVTGEKASGRSLLSPKIPVVSPLFNRIFGGDFVDIQTNGNAGLKFGARFSRNFNQSLPLRRQRTGDFEFDQNLAINVTGRIGEKLKLNFNWDTKANFEFENNIKMDYTGFEEEIIRKIEAGNVSLPLNNSLISGAQNLFGVKAQLQFGRLGVTTVMSNVRGRTDQINIQNGAQNRPFEIKVDQYERDRHYFLSQFFRDRYDRSLRDLPQLKSGITIRRLEVYITNDNRSTENLRNVVTLMDLAEADTTKTLRDQFAKAGVALTAPSSNDANNIYSRVSGNRNNNTVDETLQGAALLLQKTVDFEHVRARRLDPKEYKFNAELGYISLNIQMLPEQVLGVAYEYTLNGRVYRVGELQDDYQNVNDNEVIFLKMLKSTNPALSYPTWDLMMKNVYSLNANQITREGFQMNIIYKDDETGVDITSLKEGRSIQNVPLVEVFNLDKVNTNNDAPPDGNFDFLTGLTIDPENGRIFFPEVEPFGSYLQSKFVPGEENLVQKYVYQELYDQTQSDAQQITSKSKFFLKGRYQASATDEIALPGIQVAEGSVRVRSGGNLLTEGVDYRVDYALGRVKILNPSYLNSASNLAVEFEKAEIINPQPRAMVGARFDYALSRDIGIGATLLHLGETPYNNNRVSLGDEPSNNTIYGLDINLKKESRLLTTLTDKLPFIQTKEPSAIAFNAEFAQLLPARSKLKGEDGVSYIDDFEGAESSYSLSSSTNTNNWRLAATPAPLIGGRTGRAYADNRAHLAWYTIDQGVYYRNGNQHPNNITDGDLRNHYIRGINRKEIFPNRDLDAVNNYEYPFDLVYYPAERGQYNYNPNATDRPDAPVKNGKLLPNFQNPIDNWAGISREITFDTDFDNANIEYLEFWMMDPFLQVTNPNTKLANITDQDGNDKANTTGGELVFNLGNVSEDLLKDQNRYEFENGLPTEASTGTTKRDTDPTDWGVVTRRQFLTDAFDNNSGSRQFQDIGLEGLNNSEEKQFFTGVYQQFPDPSNDDFRHHLNQDYDNRDVKILGRYKYFNGMENNSAENSVEAAYAYPDKEDLNKDNIVSDVESYYEYKIDLRPGKLAVGQNYIVDRVTTSKEGDSINWYLFRIPVRQPTSKVNNIQGFKSIRFMRMYLTKFQEPVVLRTVQMQFVSNQWRKYLGSVSDGGVPCTGNCDTDVENFTVSTVNLEENGEADPGNIKYVIPPGIYRQFDNSSVTTRRQNEQSLQICVDDLKDSFGKAVYKNVTMDMLIYKRLKLFIHAQSLNGSTRDDEVRAFIRIGTDYTQNYYEYSLPLKMTRNGETAEQEIWKVENMIDVAFQDFINAKAARNQAQASLLVPFPVDLPDGRRIVVVGNPDFSSVQGIMLGVLNPKSTDRADKSFCVWADELRVADFDKKAGWAANARANIKLADLANISATGSYTTVGFGSLQEKIAQRARSNTAQFDVNANITADKFLPERLGIRIPVAVQYGKTTQEPRYDPLDPDTPLEQSLKKFTSDEARREYRKKVVNQTTTKSFNLLNVRKEKTDPDAKSRPYDIENVSLSYAYSELLHTDIFTQKDLTKTYTGGFAYTFNGTPKNYTPLSKVAALKSPYLKFLQEFNFTPLPSRVSFRADLDRRYNELFLQRRTDPNAPPQPLDPKFATFQKTFFFNRVYDLKWDLTKSLSFDYTATNRSVVDEPRGQIDSHSEDPLVRERSDVIWKNLYKGGRTTNFDQSAAVTYRLPLDKFPLTDWVSADARYAAGYTWTSGSTVLISDTLGLGNTIQNNSDASVTGKVDLMRLYNKVKFLKAINEAPATAAAGARPPQPTVPGAPAAQDTTEKKPELKALKATLKVLMAVQSINFTYQLTRGNLIPGYLPKSKFFGFDEEFSAPGLPFILGKQFPLSDLYDMVDQNGWYTDSSHLLNTPFSGLRTENFSARTNVVPFKNFNIQVEARRERSDIEEAFYRLTVAEGGNKPLNNIDSLQSPLHTGSFSTSIISLGTMFESRRGNNSQAFDTFIANRQAIAEKLAAANPDKRGVYNNNSQDVLIPAFMYAYLGKDVGSYNPTKKAERSTNLFKSIPLPNWRVDYNGLAELPFIKQYFSSFSLTHAYSSVYSINSFSTSLQYKAEPETGFSNQINAKNEFIPYYVISQVTLMERLTPLLGINFKTQKNVIGRIEYRTERNLALNMTNAQVTEVGIKDYVIGLGYATTNFRVPFKINGERIVLKNELNARFDFTLRDNITIQRSIISDSTNTGLGTVLNQRSDNVPTNGTKQIQIKPTIDYTVNQKLNIQFYFTRVVSEPKISSSFKNTVSEGGIQLRYSLSQ; encoded by the coding sequence TTGAATAAGAGTAAACACCAAGTAATAATTGCGTCCGTTGCGGTTGTTACCCTGTTCGGTTGGCTATCGGAAGCTGGAACATTGACCGGAAATTATCCTTTAAATTTAAATGCATTCCGGAATTTTGTTACCGATACTACCCTTATAGATACTACTACCAGCGAAGGTTATCGTAAATCGCGACGCCCGGATTTCCGACCAAAAGATCGGGTGGGCGACCCTTTTTCTAATCGTACCTCCCGTTCACCTTTATTACTTAAAAATCCGGACAATGTTAATCTAAACGTCGACCTGGATGATAGCTTACGTTATTTTGAAATTAAAGAAAAAGTAGGAGACCTGAATTTCCGGAACCCTACCATTATGACGTACGAGGAATATACTAAGTACCAGCAGCAGCAAGCCATTCGAAATTATTGGCGCAGTAAAGCCGAAGGCGGGGTGACCGGAGAGAAAGCCTCGGGCCGTTCTTTACTTAGTCCTAAAATACCCGTAGTAAGTCCGTTGTTCAATCGCATTTTTGGGGGCGACTTCGTGGATATTCAAACCAACGGAAATGCCGGTCTTAAATTTGGAGCCCGGTTTAGCCGCAATTTCAACCAGTCTTTACCATTGCGGCGGCAACGAACAGGCGATTTTGAATTTGATCAGAATTTAGCAATAAACGTTACAGGCCGAATTGGTGAAAAACTTAAACTCAATTTTAATTGGGATACCAAAGCTAACTTTGAGTTTGAGAACAACATTAAAATGGACTATACCGGCTTCGAAGAAGAAATTATTCGGAAAATTGAAGCGGGTAACGTTAGCCTACCTTTAAATAATAGTTTAATCAGTGGAGCCCAAAACTTGTTCGGGGTAAAAGCGCAATTACAATTTGGCCGTTTGGGGGTAACAACAGTAATGTCGAATGTACGCGGCCGTACCGACCAAATAAATATTCAGAATGGCGCTCAAAACCGGCCTTTTGAAATTAAGGTGGATCAGTACGAACGCGACCGGCATTATTTTCTTTCTCAATTCTTTCGCGATCGGTACGACCGCTCTTTACGCGATTTACCGCAGTTAAAATCGGGTATTACCATTCGCCGGTTAGAAGTATACATTACCAACGATAACCGGTCCACGGAAAATTTACGCAACGTAGTTACCTTGATGGATTTGGCCGAGGCTGATACTACCAAAACTTTACGGGATCAATTTGCCAAGGCTGGTGTTGCACTTACTGCCCCATCCAGTAACGATGCCAATAATATATATAGCAGAGTAAGCGGCAACCGGAATAACAATACGGTGGATGAAACCTTACAAGGAGCTGCTTTATTACTTCAGAAAACTGTAGATTTTGAACACGTACGAGCCCGCCGGCTCGATCCTAAGGAGTATAAATTTAATGCGGAGCTAGGTTACATTTCTCTTAATATTCAGATGTTGCCGGAACAGGTACTAGGAGTGGCGTATGAATATACTTTAAATGGCCGGGTGTACCGCGTAGGTGAATTGCAGGACGATTACCAAAATGTGAACGACAATGAGGTAATATTCCTGAAAATGCTTAAATCTACGAATCCGGCTCTGAGTTACCCAACTTGGGATTTGATGATGAAGAACGTTTATTCACTCAACGCCAACCAAATTACCCGGGAAGGATTTCAAATGAATATTATCTACAAAGATGATGAAACCGGCGTAGATATTACCAGCTTAAAAGAAGGTAGAAGTATTCAAAATGTACCTTTAGTAGAAGTATTTAATTTAGATAAAGTTAATACCAACAACGATGCCCCACCAGATGGTAACTTCGACTTTTTAACCGGGCTAACGATTGATCCGGAAAACGGGCGGATATTCTTCCCGGAAGTAGAGCCGTTTGGCTCTTACTTGCAAAGTAAATTTGTTCCCGGCGAAGAGAACCTGGTACAAAAATACGTTTATCAGGAACTCTATGACCAAACGCAAAGTGATGCCCAACAGATTACCAGTAAATCTAAATTTTTCTTAAAAGGCCGTTATCAGGCGAGTGCGACCGACGAAATTGCTTTACCTGGAATTCAGGTGGCGGAAGGATCGGTACGGGTGCGTTCCGGCGGAAATTTACTAACGGAAGGGGTAGACTACCGGGTAGATTATGCCTTGGGTCGTGTTAAAATTTTAAATCCGAGTTATCTGAATTCGGCGAGTAACCTGGCAGTAGAATTTGAGAAAGCCGAAATTATTAATCCGCAGCCACGGGCTATGGTTGGCGCCCGCTTTGATTATGCTTTAAGTCGTGATATCGGCATTGGTGCTACTTTATTGCATCTCGGCGAAACACCTTATAACAACAACCGGGTGAGCCTGGGCGACGAACCTTCAAACAACACCATTTATGGTTTAGATATCAACCTGAAAAAGGAATCTCGTTTGTTAACCACGCTTACGGATAAACTACCTTTTATTCAAACCAAAGAACCATCCGCTATAGCCTTTAACGCCGAATTCGCGCAATTGCTACCCGCTCGTTCTAAATTAAAAGGGGAAGATGGTGTTTCTTATATTGATGATTTTGAAGGAGCAGAGTCGTCTTACTCTCTGTCTAGCAGCACGAATACCAATAACTGGCGCTTAGCAGCTACCCCTGCTCCCCTTATTGGTGGTAGAACCGGCCGGGCGTATGCCGATAACCGGGCGCATTTAGCTTGGTACACTATTGACCAAGGGGTATACTACCGTAACGGTAACCAGCACCCGAATAATATTACAGACGGCGATTTACGAAATCACTATATAAGAGGAATTAACCGGAAAGAGATTTTCCCAAACCGTGATTTAGATGCGGTAAACAATTACGAATATCCCTTTGATTTAGTCTACTACCCCGCCGAACGTGGACAGTATAATTACAATCCTAATGCTACAGACCGGCCAGATGCGCCGGTAAAAAATGGTAAATTATTGCCCAACTTTCAAAACCCAATTGATAACTGGGCGGGTATTAGCCGGGAAATCACCTTCGATACTGACTTTGATAACGCCAATATTGAATACTTGGAGTTCTGGATGATGGACCCATTTCTGCAAGTAACGAATCCGAATACCAAGCTGGCCAATATTACCGACCAGGATGGTAATGATAAAGCCAATACTACCGGGGGTGAGTTGGTATTTAACTTAGGTAACGTTTCCGAAGATTTGTTAAAAGACCAGAACCGTTATGAGTTTGAGAATGGCCTACCCACAGAAGCATCTACGGGTACTACTAAACGGGATACCGATCCTACCGATTGGGGAGTAGTAACACGCCGTCAGTTTTTAACTGATGCTTTCGATAATAACTCTGGCAGTCGGCAATTTCAGGATATTGGCTTGGAAGGTTTAAATAATTCCGAAGAAAAGCAATTTTTCACCGGCGTTTACCAGCAATTCCCTGACCCTTCTAACGATGACTTCCGGCACCATTTAAACCAGGATTACGATAACCGGGATGTAAAAATATTAGGCCGTTATAAATACTTTAACGGCATGGAAAACAACTCCGCCGAAAACAGTGTGGAAGCTGCTTATGCTTATCCGGATAAAGAAGATTTAAATAAAGATAATATTGTTTCGGATGTTGAAAGTTATTACGAGTATAAAATTGACTTACGGCCCGGTAAATTAGCAGTAGGTCAGAATTATATTGTAGATAGAGTTACTACCTCCAAAGAAGGTGATTCCATAAATTGGTATTTATTCCGGATACCCGTGCGACAGCCAACTAGTAAAGTAAACAATATTCAAGGCTTTAAATCTATCCGGTTCATGCGGATGTATTTGACCAAGTTTCAGGAGCCCGTAGTTTTACGTACCGTTCAAATGCAATTTGTATCGAACCAATGGCGTAAATACCTGGGTTCGGTATCGGATGGAGGTGTACCCTGTACGGGTAATTGCGATACCGATGTAGAGAATTTTACGGTATCAACGGTAAACCTGGAAGAAAACGGGGAAGCAGATCCGGGCAATATTAAATACGTAATTCCACCGGGAATTTACCGGCAGTTTGATAATTCATCGGTTACTACCCGCCGCCAAAACGAGCAATCATTGCAAATATGTGTGGATGATTTAAAAGATTCATTCGGGAAAGCAGTTTACAAAAACGTAACCATGGATATGCTTATTTACAAGCGTTTAAAGCTGTTTATCCATGCCCAAAGCCTGAACGGTAGCACGCGCGACGATGAAGTACGTGCCTTTATCCGGATTGGTACCGATTACACTCAAAACTATTACGAATATTCCTTACCACTAAAAATGACCCGGAATGGGGAAACAGCCGAACAGGAAATCTGGAAGGTTGAAAACATGATTGATGTAGCTTTCCAGGACTTTATTAATGCGAAAGCTGCCCGTAATCAAGCGCAAGCTAGTTTATTAGTTCCCTTCCCTGTAGACTTGCCAGATGGTAGACGCATTGTAGTAGTTGGTAACCCGGATTTCAGCTCGGTGCAAGGAATTATGTTAGGGGTATTAAATCCTAAATCAACGGATCGGGCCGATAAATCTTTCTGCGTGTGGGCCGATGAATTGCGCGTAGCAGATTTTGATAAAAAAGCTGGTTGGGCAGCAAACGCGCGGGCTAATATTAAACTTGCCGATTTAGCAAATATTTCAGCTACCGGGTCTTATACTACCGTTGGGTTTGGGTCTTTACAGGAAAAAATTGCGCAACGTGCTCGTTCCAACACGGCTCAATTCGACGTAAATGCCAATATCACCGCTGATAAGTTTTTACCCGAAAGATTAGGTATTCGTATTCCGGTAGCAGTGCAATACGGCAAAACGACCCAGGAACCTCGTTATGATCCTTTAGATCCGGATACACCGCTCGAACAATCTTTGAAAAAGTTTACGAGCGATGAAGCCAGGCGAGAGTACCGGAAAAAAGTAGTTAATCAAACCACTACTAAAAGCTTTAACTTACTTAACGTCCGGAAAGAAAAAACGGACCCGGATGCGAAGTCGCGCCCGTATGATATTGAAAATGTATCCTTGTCCTACGCTTACAGTGAATTATTGCACACGGATATTTTCACTCAAAAAGATTTAACTAAAACCTACACCGGTGGTTTTGCCTATACTTTTAATGGTACTCCTAAAAACTATACTCCTTTAAGTAAAGTAGCCGCTCTTAAATCGCCGTATTTAAAATTTTTGCAGGAGTTTAATTTTACTCCCCTGCCGAGTAGGGTATCTTTCCGCGCCGACCTGGACCGCCGTTATAATGAGCTGTTCCTGCAACGGCGTACCGATCCTAATGCGCCGCCGCAACCTTTAGATCCTAAATTCGCTACTTTTCAAAAGACCTTTTTCTTTAACCGGGTTTATGATTTAAAATGGGATTTAACAAAAAGTTTATCATTTGATTACACCGCCACCAATCGCTCGGTAGTAGATGAACCGCGCGGGCAGATTGATAGTCATAGCGAAGATCCTTTGGTTCGGGAAAGAAGCGATGTTATTTGGAAAAACTTATACAAAGGAGGCAGAACTACTAATTTTGACCAGTCCGCTGCCGTAACGTACCGGTTACCACTCGATAAATTTCCATTAACGGATTGGGTGAGCGCCGATGCCCGCTACGCCGCCGGTTATACCTGGACTTCGGGTTCCACTGTCTTAATTAGTGATACGTTGGGTTTAGGTAATACCATTCAGAACAACAGCGACGCCAGTGTAACGGGTAAAGTAGATTTAATGCGCTTGTATAATAAAGTTAAATTCTTAAAAGCCATAAACGAAGCACCTGCTACAGCTGCTGCCGGAGCCCGGCCGCCGCAACCAACTGTACCGGGTGCCCCAGCCGCTCAAGATACCACCGAGAAAAAACCAGAGTTAAAAGCACTAAAGGCTACCTTAAAAGTTTTAATGGCCGTGCAGTCTATAAACTTTACGTACCAATTAACACGCGGTAACTTAATCCCGGGCTATTTACCTAAATCTAAGTTCTTTGGCTTCGATGAAGAATTTAGTGCGCCCGGCCTGCCGTTTATTTTAGGTAAACAGTTCCCATTAAGTGATTTATACGATATGGTAGATCAGAACGGTTGGTACACGGATAGTAGTCATTTACTAAATACTCCGTTTAGTGGATTACGTACTGAAAACTTCTCGGCTCGTACCAATGTGGTTCCTTTCAAAAACTTTAACATCCAGGTAGAAGCCCGCCGGGAACGCTCCGATATTGAAGAAGCATTTTATCGGTTAACTGTAGCGGAAGGAGGAAATAAACCATTAAATAATATTGATTCGCTGCAAAGTCCGCTTCATACTGGTTCATTTAGTACGTCCATCATTTCGTTAGGTACTATGTTTGAAAGTCGCCGGGGAAACAACTCACAAGCTTTCGATACATTTATTGCTAACCGGCAGGCAATTGCTGAAAAATTGGCCGCAGCAAACCCGGATAAGCGCGGTGTTTATAATAATAACTCGCAGGATGTATTAATTCCGGCTTTCATGTATGCGTACTTGGGTAAAGATGTTGGCTCTTATAATCCAACCAAAAAAGCCGAAAGATCTACTAATTTATTTAAAAGTATACCGCTGCCCAACTGGCGGGTAGATTATAATGGGCTAGCAGAATTGCCTTTTATTAAACAATACTTTAGCTCTTTCTCTTTGACGCATGCTTACAGCTCGGTGTATAGCATTAATAGTTTCTCTACTTCGTTGCAATACAAAGCGGAGCCGGAAACCGGTTTTTCTAACCAGATAAATGCTAAAAATGAGTTTATTCCTTATTACGTTATTAGTCAGGTAACGCTTATGGAACGTTTAACCCCACTGCTAGGCATTAATTTTAAAACTCAGAAGAACGTGATTGGCCGTATAGAATACCGCACGGAACGTAATTTAGCTTTGAACATGACCAACGCGCAGGTAACTGAAGTGGGAATTAAGGATTACGTAATTGGTTTAGGTTATGCTACCACTAATTTCCGGGTGCCATTTAAAATAAACGGAGAACGTATTGTGCTTAAAAACGAATTAAATGCTCGTTTTGATTTTACCTTACGCGATAATATTACTATTCAGCGGTCCATTATTAGCGATAGCACGAATACGGGTCTGGGTACAGTCTTGAATCAACGAAGTGATAATGTACCTACCAACGGCACCAAGCAAATTCAAATTAAACCTACCATCGACTATACAGTAAATCAGAAGCTGAATATTCAGTTTTACTTTACCCGGGTAGTATCGGAGCCAAAAATATCGAGCTCGTTTAAAAATACAGTTTCGGAAGGTGGAATTCAATTACGTTACAGCTTATCGCAATAA
- the gcvH gene encoding glycine cleavage system protein GcvH: MNLPQELRYTKDHEWVRLEGDVAYVGITDFAQSELGDIVYVDIDTLDKKVSKEEVFGTVEAVKTISDLFSPLTGTVLEINPKLDSNPEAVNSDPYGNGWMIKLSVDNTSEVEELLTAEAYADLVGA; encoded by the coding sequence ATGAATTTACCGCAGGAACTACGCTATACTAAAGATCACGAATGGGTACGCCTTGAAGGAGACGTTGCCTACGTAGGAATTACTGATTTCGCGCAAAGTGAGTTGGGAGACATTGTATATGTAGATATTGACACCCTTGACAAAAAAGTAAGTAAAGAAGAAGTATTTGGCACGGTAGAGGCAGTAAAAACCATTTCTGATTTATTTAGTCCGCTTACCGGTACTGTTTTAGAAATAAATCCCAAACTTGATTCTAACCCCGAAGCGGTTAATTCAGATCCGTACGGAAATGGCTGGATGATTAAACTTTCGGTCGATAATACCAGCGAAGTGGAAGAGTTATTAACTGCCGAAGCGTACGCGGATTTGGTAGGCGCTTAA
- a CDS encoding VanZ family protein, with amino-acid sequence MFSKPYLPAVGWAALILILTLLPPQALPKVPDWNIISIHSLAHLFVFMVWAFLVLDGFTKSSAGSGLRTSQIFLTLFLAISYGIIIELLQGFMRLGRQPDIVDVVYNTVGALLGILFFYLVKVYKRTS; translated from the coding sequence GTGTTTTCAAAACCATATCTCCCAGCAGTAGGTTGGGCAGCGTTAATTTTAATTTTAACGCTGCTTCCTCCTCAAGCCTTACCTAAAGTACCCGACTGGAACATAATCAGCATTCATTCGCTGGCCCACTTGTTTGTATTTATGGTTTGGGCGTTTCTGGTTTTAGATGGCTTTACCAAATCATCGGCCGGCTCCGGATTACGAACAAGCCAGATTTTTTTAACTTTATTCTTGGCGATTAGCTACGGAATTATTATTGAGCTATTGCAAGGATTTATGCGCTTAGGCCGACAACCCGATATAGTAGATGTTGTGTACAATACAGTTGGAGCGTTGCTGGGTATTTTATTTTTTTACCTGGTTAAGGTTTATAAAAGAACAAGCTAA
- a CDS encoding 2-hydroxyacid dehydrogenase, whose translation MRVVFFSAKPYDKKFFQELNQTYGYELYFLDVPLHADTAVLARGYDAVCIFVNDEANKAVIQQLADFNVQLLALRSAGYNHVDLAAAQQYSLPVVRVPAYSPYSVAEHTLALVLTLNRKTHRAYNRVREGNFSLTGLMGFDLHGKTVGLIGLGKIGFATARIFKGLGCRVLGYDVVKQPECEEIGLEFTDLATLYTQSDIISLHCPLTPDTYHLITDSSIAQMKRGVMLINTSRGALIDTPAVIEALKHEHIGYLGLDVYEEEGDLFFEDLSDKVIQDDVFTRLLAFPNVLITGHQAFFTQNAMHNIAEVTLQNITAFAQKEPLKNALF comes from the coding sequence ATGCGAGTTGTTTTTTTTAGTGCGAAACCATACGATAAAAAATTTTTTCAGGAGCTAAATCAAACGTATGGGTATGAACTTTATTTTTTAGATGTACCCTTGCACGCTGATACAGCGGTACTGGCGCGTGGCTACGATGCAGTTTGCATTTTTGTAAACGACGAAGCGAACAAAGCAGTTATTCAGCAATTAGCTGATTTTAACGTGCAATTACTGGCTTTGCGTTCGGCGGGTTATAACCACGTAGATTTAGCAGCGGCCCAACAATATAGTTTACCAGTAGTACGGGTACCGGCTTACTCGCCGTACTCCGTGGCGGAGCACACCTTGGCCTTGGTGCTTACCCTTAACCGGAAAACTCATCGGGCCTACAACCGCGTACGCGAAGGAAACTTTTCGTTAACAGGTTTAATGGGCTTTGATCTGCATGGAAAAACGGTAGGGCTAATTGGCTTAGGTAAAATAGGTTTTGCTACTGCGCGTATTTTTAAAGGTTTAGGCTGCCGCGTTTTGGGTTATGATGTTGTAAAGCAACCAGAATGCGAAGAAATTGGTTTGGAATTTACGGATTTAGCTACCCTATATACCCAATCTGATATTATTTCTTTGCACTGTCCGCTTACGCCAGATACTTACCATCTTATTACAGATTCTTCTATTGCCCAAATGAAACGGGGAGTAATGCTGATTAATACCAGCCGGGGTGCCCTTATTGATACGCCAGCCGTAATTGAAGCCCTTAAACACGAGCATATTGGCTATTTAGGGTTAGATGTGTACGAAGAAGAAGGTGATTTATTTTTTGAAGATTTATCGGATAAAGTAATTCAGGACGACGTGTTTACCCGTTTGCTGGCTTTCCCGAATGTGCTGATTACCGGCCATCAAGCTTTTTTTACGCAAAATGCCATGCACAATATTGCCGAAGTAACCTTACAAAATATTACAGCATTTGCCCAAAAAGAGCCTTTAAAGAATGCTTTGTTCTAG
- a CDS encoding YicC/YloC family endoribonuclease, protein MLKSMTGYGLAQRETDQYSISVEIKSLNSKSMDLSVRFPRFLADKEHEIRNLLTKNLVRGKINLTIDFNRNRLAKTRNTINTELLQLYYSELEQAADRVGADKSELFRLALQMPEVVQLTGTSEEETEVISWAEVQSLLEEALQQFNNFRNDEGKALTTEIMTYVDRIRILLAEIDKQDPIRVENIRNRLRAHLAEISSSEAFNENRFEQEMIYFIEKLDIAEEKVRLINHLHYFTETVFLPEPTGKKLGFISQEIGREINTIGSKANDAAIQRLVVEMKEELEKIKEQLNNIL, encoded by the coding sequence ATGTTAAAATCAATGACGGGCTACGGCCTGGCCCAGCGCGAAACCGACCAATATAGTATTTCAGTAGAAATAAAATCCCTTAACTCTAAAAGTATGGACTTATCAGTCCGGTTTCCTCGCTTTCTGGCCGACAAAGAGCATGAAATCCGGAACCTACTTACTAAGAACTTAGTACGCGGTAAAATAAACCTGACTATCGATTTTAATCGGAACCGGTTAGCTAAAACGCGTAATACTATTAACACCGAATTGCTGCAATTGTATTATTCGGAACTGGAGCAAGCGGCAGATAGAGTAGGAGCAGATAAAAGTGAACTGTTCCGACTGGCGTTGCAAATGCCGGAAGTAGTGCAACTAACTGGTACCTCGGAAGAAGAAACCGAAGTAATTAGTTGGGCCGAAGTGCAAAGTTTACTCGAAGAGGCCTTGCAGCAGTTCAACAACTTTCGGAACGACGAAGGCAAGGCTCTAACCACTGAAATTATGACGTATGTAGACCGTATCCGGATTTTGTTAGCCGAAATTGATAAACAGGATCCTATTCGGGTAGAAAACATTCGGAACCGTTTACGGGCCCATCTGGCAGAAATTAGTTCCTCTGAAGCTTTCAACGAAAATCGCTTTGAACAGGAAATGATTTACTTTATTGAAAAATTGGATATTGCTGAAGAAAAAGTGCGGCTGATCAACCATCTTCATTACTTTACCGAAACAGTTTTTTTACCAGAGCCTACCGGTAAGAAGCTAGGGTTTATTTCTCAAGAAATCGGGCGCGAAATTAATACCATTGGTTCTAAAGCCAACGATGCAGCTATTCAGCGCTTAGTAGTGGAAATGAAAGAAGAACTCGAGAAAATTAAAGAGCAACTCAACAACATTTTGTAG
- the purQ gene encoding phosphoribosylformylglycinamidine synthase subunit PurQ: protein MKFGVVIFPGSNCDQDVIEVLSRTSQQPVARLWHKDHNLQNCDFIVLPGGFSYGDYLRSGAIARFSPIMQEVIAHANKGGYVLGICNGFQILTEAGLLPGALLRNIEQKFICKNVYIKPETNSLLPTRHLDINKAYKIPVAHGEGRFFTDEATLKQLNDNEQVMFRYCDANGNTEASFNCNGSLESIAGISNAAKNVFGMMPHPERAADSDLRNLDGLTIFESILDTVAV from the coding sequence ATGAAATTTGGTGTAGTAATTTTTCCAGGCTCTAACTGCGACCAGGATGTGATCGAAGTTTTAAGCCGCACATCGCAACAACCTGTAGCCCGGCTTTGGCATAAAGATCACAACCTGCAAAATTGTGATTTTATTGTACTGCCCGGTGGTTTTTCTTACGGTGATTACCTGCGTTCTGGCGCAATTGCCCGTTTTTCCCCTATTATGCAAGAAGTTATTGCTCACGCTAATAAAGGCGGTTACGTGTTGGGTATTTGCAACGGCTTCCAGATTTTAACCGAGGCCGGCTTACTGCCCGGAGCTTTGCTGCGCAACATCGAGCAAAAATTTATTTGCAAAAACGTTTATATAAAACCGGAAACCAACTCCTTGTTGCCTACCCGGCACTTAGATATAAACAAAGCTTATAAAATTCCGGTAGCACACGGCGAAGGTCGTTTTTTTACCGATGAAGCAACCTTGAAGCAGTTAAATGATAATGAACAAGTTATGTTCCGGTATTGCGATGCAAATGGCAACACCGAAGCAAGTTTTAATTGTAATGGTAGTTTAGAAAGCATTGCAGGAATTAGTAATGCGGCTAAAAATGTATTTGGCATGATGCCGCACCCTGAACGTGCCGCTGATTCTGATTTACGAAATTTAGACGGTCTTACCATTTTTGAATCCATATTGGATACGGTAGCGGTTTAA